The proteins below come from a single uncultured delta proteobacterium genomic window:
- a CDS encoding Creatininase, whose translation MKKTALNEFSTRELREMLAAGKIDSAIAVFGSCESHGDHMPLGPDLFVPEAVARRAAERLEKTIVLPGIPFGTSLHYNAFPLAISLRFETTQAVAEDILESLITSGIKHILIFNGHDGNIPALEIAGRKVKNRHPEAVILFLPAWWNLLDARLPGLFEVWQGLGHGGEGETSITMAVKPDLVDISFAKRQMPEDLLKMGLDGNTLWDIAEVSATGATGDPTKATTAKGEKMLDALVDIVVGMIRAMERNTWAYDCRKEPRDVAE comes from the coding sequence ATGAAAAAAACAGCCCTGAATGAATTTTCGACTCGTGAGTTGCGGGAAATGCTGGCCGCGGGAAAAATTGACAGCGCCATTGCCGTGTTCGGCAGTTGTGAGAGCCACGGGGACCACATGCCTCTCGGCCCGGACCTGTTCGTGCCCGAGGCTGTCGCCAGGCGCGCGGCGGAACGTCTTGAAAAGACAATTGTCCTGCCCGGAATACCTTTTGGCACCTCACTGCATTACAATGCCTTTCCCCTGGCCATATCCCTGCGCTTTGAAACAACCCAGGCCGTGGCCGAAGACATTCTGGAAAGTCTCATCACAAGCGGCATCAAGCATATCCTGATCTTCAACGGGCACGATGGCAACATACCGGCCCTGGAAATCGCGGGCCGGAAGGTCAAGAACAGGCATCCCGAAGCGGTTATTCTCTTTCTGCCCGCATGGTGGAACCTGCTTGACGCGCGCCTGCCCGGCCTTTTTGAGGTTTGGCAGGGCCTGGGACACGGCGGAGAAGGAGAGACATCCATTACCATGGCCGTAAAACCGGATCTTGTGGATATATCGTTCGCGAAACGCCAGATGCCTGAAGATTTGCTGAAAATGGGCCTGGACGGCAATACCTTATGGGATATCGCCGAGGTCTCGGCTACCGGCGCAACGGGTGACCCGACAAAGGCCACAACCGCGAAGGGAGAAAAGATGCTCGATGCGTTGGTCGACATTGTGGTCGGCATGATCCGGGCAATGGAAAGGAATACTTGGGCATACGACTGCAGAAAAGAACCGCGTGATGTTGCGGAATAG
- the fabG gene encoding 3-oxoacyl-(acyl-carrier-protein) reductase (Evidence 2a : Function of homologous gene experimentally demonstrated in an other organism; PubMedId : 1682920; Product type e : enzyme), with the protein MSDLVKTALVTGASRGIGKGIAEEMGRQGYQVFLTYVSKPEEAEKVASGIRASGGSAKAFRLDVGDPAAVTAFFQDEIKDKVTLAVLVNNAGITKDGLMVRMKDEDWDAVLNVNLRGAFTCTREAAKLMTKQRYGRIVNITSISGQMGNAGQLNYSAAKAGLIGLTKASAKELAGRNITVNAIAPGFIETDMTASLPEDVQKAYLGQIPLKRFGLVDDIAAAVAFFVSDRAGYITGQVLAVNGGLYC; encoded by the coding sequence ATGAGCGATTTAGTGAAAACGGCCCTGGTTACCGGCGCGTCCCGAGGCATCGGCAAAGGCATTGCCGAGGAAATGGGCCGCCAGGGCTATCAGGTGTTCCTGACGTATGTCAGCAAGCCCGAGGAAGCCGAAAAAGTCGCTTCCGGCATCAGGGCCTCCGGCGGCAGCGCCAAAGCCTTCCGCCTGGACGTGGGCGACCCCGCCGCGGTCACGGCCTTTTTTCAGGACGAGATCAAGGATAAAGTGACGCTCGCCGTGCTCGTGAACAACGCGGGCATCACCAAGGACGGGCTCATGGTCCGCATGAAGGACGAGGATTGGGACGCGGTCCTGAACGTCAATTTGCGCGGCGCCTTCACCTGTACGCGCGAGGCCGCGAAGCTGATGACGAAACAGCGGTACGGCCGCATCGTCAACATCACCTCCATTTCCGGCCAGATGGGGAACGCGGGCCAGCTCAACTACTCCGCGGCCAAGGCCGGCCTGATCGGCCTGACCAAGGCTTCCGCCAAGGAACTCGCGGGCCGCAACATCACGGTCAACGCCATCGCGCCGGGCTTCATTGAAACGGATATGACCGCTTCCCTCCCCGAGGACGTGCAAAAAGCCTATCTCGGGCAGATCCCCCTCAAACGCTTCGGCCTGGTGGACGATATCGCCGCCGCCGTGGCCTTTTTCGTGTCCGACCGGGCCGGGTACATTACCGGCCAGGTGCTCGCCGTCAACGGCGGCTTATATTGTTAA
- the fabF gene encoding 3-oxoacyl-(acyl-carrier-protein) synthase II (Evidence 2a : Function of homologous gene experimentally demonstrated in an other organism; PubMedId : 10037680, 6988423, 7768872, 7972002, 9013860, 9482715; Product type e : enzyme) — MSKKRVVVTGLSAITPLGGDVVSSWDALLAGKSGIAPITAFDASAFAARIAGEVKDFDPEKYGIAAKAAKRMDRFVQLSAAGGLEVLKDANYTVSDENAKRTAILLGVGLGGLSTIEAFHTRLVEAGPNKVSPFFIPMLISNMAPGQIAMLTGIKGSNLVMTSACSSGLHAIGHAYTEIVMGRCDAAITGGTEAVVTPMGISGFTALKALSTRNDEPEKASRPFDKDRDGFVMGEGCGMLMLESLESAKARGAKIYAEVCGFGATCDAFHMTAPDENGEGLAQAMRNAMSEGGVKPEDVDHINAHGTSTPMNDACETRAIKAAFGPHAYKLAICANKSQTGHLLGGAGGLESVFTVLALQTGVVPGTLNLENPDEECDLNCMADGPKKLDPRYALCNSAGFGGTNVSILYKKWEE, encoded by the coding sequence ATGAGTAAAAAACGTGTCGTTGTAACCGGACTTTCAGCCATTACCCCCCTCGGCGGTGACGTCGTGTCGAGCTGGGACGCGCTTTTGGCCGGAAAATCCGGCATCGCGCCTATTACGGCCTTTGACGCATCTGCCTTCGCGGCCCGTATCGCCGGTGAAGTCAAGGATTTTGACCCGGAAAAGTACGGCATCGCCGCCAAGGCCGCCAAGCGCATGGACCGTTTCGTCCAGCTCAGCGCGGCCGGCGGCCTTGAGGTCCTGAAAGACGCCAACTACACCGTTTCGGACGAGAACGCCAAACGCACGGCTATCCTGCTCGGGGTCGGCCTCGGAGGCCTCTCCACCATAGAGGCCTTCCATACCCGTCTGGTCGAGGCCGGGCCGAACAAGGTCTCCCCGTTCTTCATCCCCATGCTCATTTCCAACATGGCGCCCGGGCAGATCGCCATGCTCACGGGCATCAAGGGCTCCAACCTGGTCATGACCAGCGCCTGCTCCTCCGGCTTGCACGCCATTGGCCACGCCTACACCGAAATCGTCATGGGCCGCTGCGACGCCGCCATTACCGGCGGTACCGAGGCTGTTGTCACGCCCATGGGCATTTCCGGGTTCACGGCCCTTAAAGCCCTTTCCACGCGGAACGACGAGCCGGAAAAAGCCTCGCGCCCCTTTGACAAAGACCGCGACGGGTTTGTCATGGGCGAAGGCTGCGGCATGCTCATGCTGGAAAGCCTTGAAAGCGCGAAGGCGCGCGGCGCGAAAATTTACGCGGAAGTCTGCGGCTTCGGCGCCACCTGCGATGCCTTCCACATGACCGCGCCGGACGAAAACGGCGAAGGCCTTGCCCAGGCCATGCGCAATGCCATGAGCGAAGGCGGCGTCAAACCCGAGGACGTGGACCACATCAACGCCCACGGCACCTCCACGCCCATGAACGACGCCTGCGAAACCAGGGCCATCAAGGCTGCTTTCGGCCCCCATGCCTACAAGCTCGCCATCTGCGCCAACAAATCCCAGACCGGGCACCTTCTCGGCGGCGCGGGCGGTCTGGAGAGCGTGTTCACGGTCCTGGCCCTGCAAACCGGCGTGGTTCCCGGAACCCTCAACCTGGAAAACCCGGATGAGGAATGCGATCTGAACTGCATGGCGGACGGCCCCAAAAAGCTTGATCCGCGCTACGCGCTCTGCAACTCCGCGGGCTTCGGCGGCACGAACGTGAGTATTTTGTATAAAAAGTGGGAAGAGTAA
- the plsX gene encoding Phosphate acyltransferase gives MPRDAPVIAVDVMGGDFGPSVCVPGAVDAARAGNFRILLVGRNDAVAAELAKLDLAGVDVDIVHAEDVVEMDEKPSDILRRKKDASIQVACRLVKEGRADGVVSPGHSGATVACGMFIMGRIPGVERPALASIMPTEKSPMVLLDVGANVDCKPHHLLQFGLMANAFARDMLDLAVPRLGLLSIGEEEGKGNTLVKETYELLKLVQNLNFVGNVEGRDIFTGDVDVIVCDGFVGNVALKLSEGLATSIARILKRELLGSTVAKLGAFLSKGAFKRFSRFVDYAEYGGAPLLGLNGIAVVAHGRSNVKAVASATRMAATFVRKGTYERLVEAISLNEELTRYGKAIK, from the coding sequence ATGCCGAGAGACGCGCCCGTTATAGCGGTTGACGTCATGGGCGGGGACTTCGGTCCCTCCGTGTGTGTCCCAGGCGCCGTGGACGCGGCCAGAGCCGGAAATTTCAGGATTCTGCTCGTCGGGCGCAATGACGCCGTTGCCGCCGAATTGGCGAAGCTTGATCTCGCCGGGGTCGACGTCGACATAGTTCACGCCGAGGATGTGGTGGAGATGGACGAGAAACCCTCCGACATTCTCCGCCGTAAAAAAGACGCCTCCATCCAGGTAGCCTGCCGACTTGTCAAAGAGGGGCGGGCCGACGGCGTTGTGAGCCCCGGCCATTCCGGCGCTACCGTCGCCTGCGGCATGTTCATCATGGGCCGCATCCCGGGCGTGGAACGCCCGGCGCTCGCCTCCATCATGCCCACGGAGAAAAGCCCCATGGTCCTTCTGGACGTGGGGGCGAACGTCGACTGCAAGCCGCACCATCTCTTGCAGTTCGGGTTGATGGCGAACGCCTTTGCCAGGGACATGCTGGACCTTGCCGTGCCCCGGCTGGGTCTTTTGTCCATCGGCGAGGAAGAGGGCAAGGGCAACACCCTCGTCAAGGAGACGTACGAGCTCTTGAAGCTCGTGCAGAACCTCAATTTCGTGGGCAACGTTGAAGGCCGCGACATTTTTACCGGCGACGTCGACGTTATCGTGTGCGACGGGTTCGTCGGCAACGTGGCCCTGAAACTTTCCGAAGGCCTTGCCACCTCCATCGCGCGTATCCTGAAGCGCGAGCTTTTGGGTTCCACGGTCGCGAAGCTGGGCGCGTTCCTTTCCAAGGGCGCGTTCAAGCGGTTTTCCCGGTTCGTGGACTATGCGGAATACGGCGGCGCGCCGCTCCTGGGCCTTAACGGCATTGCCGTTGTGGCTCACGGCCGGTCCAACGTGAAGGCCGTCGCCAGCGCGACCAGAATGGCCGCTACCTTTGTCCGTAAGGGCACCTACGAGCGTCTTGTGGAAGCCATTTCCCTCAACGAGGAACTGACGCGCTACGGCAAGGCCATAAAATAA
- the glyA gene encoding serine hydroxymethyltransferase (Evidence 2a : Function of homologous gene experimentally demonstrated in an other organism; PubMedId : 10656824, 2034230, 6190704, 6300791, 9298646; Product type e : enzyme): MGRVRRGTMDELLLSDPELAKTIILETDRQLSKLEMIASENFISAAVRQAQGSIMTHKYAEGYPGKRYYGGCEFVDMAESLAIERAKKLFKADYVNVQPHAGSPANMAAYFAVIKPGDTILGMNLSHGGHLTHGSPVNFSGKLFNIVPYGVDKETQQIDFAEVETLAKKHKPQLILAGGSAYPRTLDFPRFRAIADAVGAKLIVDMAHIAGLVAVGVHPTPIGHAHITTTTTHKTLRGPRGGMILADEVFGKDINSQIFPGIQGGPLMHVIAAKAVAFGEALKPSFLKYQKQTLENAQALASALKDAGYTLVSDGTDTHLILIDLTSKDVTGKDAEHALDKAGITVNKNTVPFETRSPFVTSGIRIGSPALTTRGMKANDMKKIVGWIDEAIAARNNETELKGLAKKVEKFARKFPLFAW; the protein is encoded by the coding sequence GTGGGAAGAGTAAGGAGAGGCACCATGGACGAGTTGTTGTTATCCGACCCGGAGCTTGCGAAAACCATCATCCTTGAGACCGACCGCCAGCTTTCCAAGCTGGAAATGATCGCGTCGGAAAACTTTATTTCCGCCGCCGTCCGCCAGGCTCAGGGTTCCATCATGACCCACAAGTATGCCGAAGGGTACCCCGGAAAGCGCTACTACGGCGGGTGCGAGTTCGTGGACATGGCTGAAAGCCTGGCCATCGAACGGGCGAAAAAGCTGTTCAAGGCCGATTACGTCAACGTCCAGCCCCATGCCGGCAGCCCGGCCAACATGGCCGCCTATTTCGCGGTCATCAAGCCCGGCGACACCATCCTCGGCATGAATCTCTCCCACGGCGGGCACCTCACGCACGGCAGCCCCGTGAACTTCTCCGGCAAGCTTTTCAACATCGTTCCCTATGGCGTGGACAAGGAAACGCAGCAGATCGACTTTGCGGAAGTGGAAACCCTCGCCAAGAAGCACAAGCCCCAACTCATCCTCGCGGGCGGCAGCGCCTACCCGAGAACCCTCGATTTTCCGCGCTTCCGCGCCATTGCCGATGCAGTGGGCGCGAAGCTTATCGTGGACATGGCGCATATCGCCGGTCTCGTGGCCGTCGGCGTGCACCCGACCCCCATCGGGCACGCGCACATTACCACCACCACCACGCACAAGACCCTGCGCGGCCCGCGCGGCGGCATGATCCTGGCGGACGAAGTCTTCGGCAAGGACATCAACAGCCAGATATTCCCCGGCATTCAGGGCGGCCCGCTCATGCATGTCATCGCGGCCAAGGCCGTGGCCTTCGGCGAAGCGCTCAAACCCTCCTTCCTGAAGTACCAGAAGCAGACCCTGGAAAATGCCCAGGCGCTTGCTTCCGCCCTCAAGGACGCCGGGTACACGCTCGTTTCCGACGGCACGGACACCCACCTCATCCTGATCGACCTCACCAGCAAGGACGTGACGGGCAAGGATGCCGAGCACGCTCTGGACAAGGCCGGCATCACGGTCAACAAGAACACCGTTCCGTTTGAGACCCGCTCGCCCTTCGTGACCAGCGGCATCCGCATCGGCAGCCCGGCTCTGACCACGCGCGGCATGAAGGCGAACGACATGAAAAAGATCGTCGGCTGGATAGACGAAGCCATTGCCGCGCGCAATAACGAGACCGAGCTCAAGGGCTTGGCCAAAAAGGTTGAAAAGTTCGCCCGCAAGTTCCCGCTGTTCGCCTGGTAA
- a CDS encoding putative Predicted aminopeptidases (Evidence 3 : Function proposed based on presence of conserved amino acid motif, structural feature or limited homology) has translation MLTREEQQLLESMDRAELLRHTREIASYKRVSCTEGESAAREYIKAELLKEGIAVREMPAKGLLSYPQNSILIANHGRPDERELPSVAWTHSGSADTPVTGKAVYLERDNFSGNPLVYLAERGAYPKDLLGKVVLTTVISAVSVMEAQERGAVAYAVCWPQGDETYAHECMVQYMGWGTPLPEEADLFPSIPVIAVNKSTGDSLRSQALNNDLVCTVQVAMDTAVRGFAQLEARLEGSGGSPFFYLVGSHLDSIYYGATDNATGDAINLMLAKRFARASHLPYGLRFCWWSAHEYAKYVGSSTYALDNFQDLNRHCLAYTNIDMPGLKGATCYTRTTAGPDYLDLARKTVEDMTGQNGVWPYPVRSWDQSFQNMGISTYFAWLSGLPDTSPDRTMDSFMSWWWHTEHDVMDYCDADILHTDARIYLLALFRALHDHGGAPTPLPLWDFTQKKLWEFAGRFRDVLDFGPLLGAWEDARAEWSRGASRLDPGQRLSTVRKLNQILYAQRAQWVQDTGITHPYLPGISWSASPLADKKGSAKGRLILDHYLRTQINRIYSLLSDLPRA, from the coding sequence ATGCTAACCCGGGAAGAGCAACAATTACTGGAATCCATGGATCGGGCGGAACTGCTGCGCCACACGCGGGAAATAGCTTCATACAAACGAGTTTCCTGTACCGAGGGTGAATCGGCCGCCAGGGAATACATCAAGGCCGAATTGCTCAAGGAGGGTATCGCGGTTCGGGAGATGCCGGCAAAGGGACTCCTCAGCTACCCCCAAAACAGCATTCTCATTGCGAACCACGGCAGGCCGGATGAGCGGGAACTGCCCTCGGTTGCCTGGACCCATTCCGGTTCCGCCGATACTCCCGTCACGGGAAAGGCGGTGTATCTGGAACGGGATAACTTTTCCGGCAACCCCCTTGTATACCTCGCAGAACGGGGCGCGTACCCCAAAGATCTGCTCGGCAAGGTGGTGCTCACCACCGTAATATCCGCCGTGTCCGTGATGGAGGCGCAGGAACGCGGCGCTGTGGCCTATGCCGTCTGTTGGCCGCAGGGGGATGAGACGTATGCGCACGAGTGCATGGTTCAGTATATGGGCTGGGGCACGCCGCTACCCGAGGAAGCCGACCTTTTCCCGTCAATACCCGTTATCGCGGTGAACAAGTCCACGGGCGACAGCCTGCGCTCGCAAGCCCTCAACAATGACCTGGTCTGTACGGTTCAGGTGGCAATGGACACCGCGGTGCGCGGTTTCGCGCAACTTGAAGCACGGCTGGAAGGCAGCGGCGGATCCCCTTTCTTCTATCTTGTGGGCAGTCATCTTGATTCCATTTACTATGGAGCCACGGACAACGCCACCGGCGACGCCATCAACCTGATGCTTGCCAAACGTTTTGCCCGCGCTTCCCATCTGCCGTACGGACTGCGTTTTTGCTGGTGGTCCGCGCATGAATACGCGAAGTATGTGGGGTCCTCCACGTATGCCCTGGATAATTTTCAGGATTTGAACCGGCACTGCCTGGCGTATACGAATATCGACATGCCGGGGCTCAAGGGCGCGACCTGCTATACAAGGACAACGGCGGGACCGGACTATCTCGATCTGGCGCGGAAAACGGTCGAGGATATGACCGGCCAGAACGGGGTCTGGCCGTACCCCGTCCGGTCCTGGGACCAGTCGTTCCAGAATATGGGCATATCCACTTACTTTGCTTGGCTCTCGGGGCTTCCGGATACCAGCCCGGACCGGACCATGGACAGTTTTATGAGTTGGTGGTGGCATACGGAGCACGATGTCATGGACTATTGCGATGCCGATATTCTCCACACCGACGCCCGGATATATCTCCTTGCGCTTTTCAGGGCTCTGCATGACCATGGCGGTGCTCCCACCCCCCTGCCCCTATGGGATTTTACCCAGAAAAAACTATGGGAATTCGCCGGGCGCTTCAGGGATGTTCTGGACTTTGGGCCGCTGCTCGGCGCCTGGGAGGATGCGCGGGCCGAGTGGAGCCGGGGCGCCTCCCGCCTGGATCCCGGGCAACGGCTGTCCACCGTCCGCAAGCTGAACCAGATTCTTTATGCCCAGCGAGCGCAATGGGTGCAGGATACAGGGATTACGCATCCTTATCTGCCGGGCATTTCCTGGTCCGCCTCGCCCTTGGCCGATAAAAAGGGCTCGGCCAAAGGCCGATTGATCCTTGACCATTATCTGCGGACGCAAATCAACCGTATCTACAGTCTGCTATCGGATCTGCCTCGCGCGTAA
- the fabH gene encoding 3-oxoacyl-(acyl-carrier-protein) synthase III (Evidence 2a : Function of homologous gene experimentally demonstrated in an other organism; PubMedId : 10593943, 10673437, 11078736, 11243824, 11375394, 1314802, 1447160, 14523010, 8631920; Product type e : enzyme), whose amino-acid sequence MQKIAILGLGSYLPDAVMTNDELSKLVDTSDEWITTRTGIKERHLLAKGQSNTDMGREAAVKALADAGLTANDITHVLYATCTGDYITPSAACLLCDKLGITGRYAIDINAACSGCLFSLVVARGLIAAQPEAKILLVAAEALSHRTNWQDRSTCVLFGDGASALVLGAVGKGKALAVMTDIETGTDGSLGPLLHFGGPCESGEVYKAGDPVGEDYFISMNGRDVYKHAVRNMAAISRDLLARNNMTVDDVDMLVPHQANMRIIEAVGSRLEIPVEKVYVNLPETGNTSAASIPLAIDEARRMGKLKPGMRILTCTFGGGLTWSAALFQL is encoded by the coding sequence ATGCAGAAGATAGCCATTCTCGGATTGGGCTCGTATTTGCCCGATGCCGTGATGACGAACGACGAGCTCAGCAAATTGGTGGATACCTCGGATGAGTGGATTACCACCCGCACGGGCATCAAGGAGCGCCACCTTCTCGCCAAGGGCCAGAGCAATACCGACATGGGCCGCGAAGCCGCCGTCAAGGCGCTCGCCGACGCGGGCCTTACGGCAAACGACATTACCCATGTTCTCTATGCCACCTGCACCGGCGACTACATAACGCCTTCCGCCGCCTGCCTTCTGTGCGACAAGCTCGGCATTACCGGGCGGTACGCCATAGATATCAACGCGGCCTGCAGCGGCTGTTTGTTCAGCCTTGTGGTGGCAAGGGGCCTCATCGCGGCCCAGCCGGAAGCGAAAATCCTGCTCGTGGCCGCGGAAGCGCTTTCCCACAGGACGAACTGGCAGGACCGCTCGACCTGCGTGCTGTTCGGGGACGGGGCTTCCGCCCTGGTGCTCGGCGCAGTGGGCAAGGGAAAAGCCCTTGCCGTCATGACGGACATAGAGACCGGCACGGACGGCTCCCTGGGGCCGCTCCTGCATTTCGGCGGCCCGTGCGAATCGGGCGAGGTTTACAAAGCCGGCGACCCGGTCGGCGAGGATTACTTCATCAGCATGAACGGGCGGGACGTCTACAAACACGCCGTCCGCAACATGGCCGCCATCAGCCGGGACCTGCTCGCGCGCAACAACATGACCGTTGATGACGTGGACATGCTGGTGCCGCACCAGGCCAATATGCGTATCATAGAGGCCGTGGGCTCGCGGCTGGAAATCCCCGTGGAAAAGGTCTACGTGAATTTGCCGGAAACGGGCAACACCTCCGCCGCCTCCATCCCGCTGGCGATTGACGAGGCCCGCAGGATGGGCAAGCTCAAACCCGGCATGCGGATTCTGACCTGCACCTTCGGCGGCGGCCTTACCTGGAGCGCGGCGCTATTCCAGCTGTAA
- the rpmF gene encoding 50S ribosomal subunit protein L32 (Evidence 2a : Function of homologous gene experimentally demonstrated in an other organism; PubMedId : 10094780, 12809609, 765258, 9642179; Product type s : structure): MAVQQNKKSKSKKGMRRAHHHVAVPPVVFCKCGEATLPHSVCPACGTYRDRQVVPQPAE, encoded by the coding sequence ATGGCTGTTCAACAGAACAAAAAATCCAAATCCAAAAAAGGCATGCGCCGCGCGCACCACCATGTGGCTGTTCCGCCCGTGGTTTTCTGCAAGTGCGGCGAAGCCACGCTGCCCCATTCCGTTTGCCCGGCGTGCGGCACATACCGTGACCGCCAGGTTGTGCCCCAGCCTGCGGAATAG
- a CDS encoding conserved membrane hypothetical protein (Evidence 4 : Homologs of previously reported genes of unknown function): protein MTDVTKTRISGDTEFTLMPVPISDRRATWKQILVWIGFGYVVTGLFVGGVLAGFGGQPGVSYHDALWSIALGMGALFILTSLLGVASQRTGFNLALLSRYSYGARGANIVMLVMALLTLGWFSSITGMVGQIWGSFLGNVSGITVFDPAAIGRSGFPAVTLEEFLSCVVFGIIFTYTAALGIKGLELIAIPVAPAILIIALWVGGGMLAEGGGYDVFVGKANQLGGLGMGTAITAVVGSWIAGAIMGCDLFRFNRNIPAVFLCAAACFIITNPLLNIIGYMGSISVGQFNYVAWMLKQGLGLAILGVIAWTLSLWTTNDGELYCNALYTRPFLHSYGLSVTKNKLVFGAGILGTILGALGFYQLFFNTFITVLGTVAPPLAGPIIADYFIVRKKYVVANYNRQPLYRSAGIASFLAAAVLALILQYAIIIPNLPSGLLSLVVAIALYPVLYSITADSAADRELGQAPVRASR from the coding sequence ATGACAGACGTAACGAAAACGCGGATATCGGGAGATACTGAGTTCACATTGATGCCGGTGCCGATATCGGATCGCAGGGCAACCTGGAAGCAGATTCTGGTCTGGATCGGTTTCGGGTATGTGGTTACAGGGCTGTTCGTGGGTGGGGTTCTGGCCGGATTCGGCGGGCAGCCCGGCGTTTCCTACCACGATGCCCTCTGGTCCATAGCTCTGGGCATGGGGGCCTTATTCATTTTGACATCGCTCCTGGGCGTCGCCTCACAAAGAACCGGGTTCAACCTCGCGCTCCTCAGCCGGTATTCTTACGGAGCCAGGGGAGCCAATATCGTCATGCTGGTCATGGCCTTGCTGACCTTGGGGTGGTTTTCGTCAATTACCGGAATGGTCGGGCAGATATGGGGGTCTTTTTTAGGAAACGTTTCCGGTATAACGGTTTTTGACCCCGCGGCTATCGGCCGGTCGGGCTTTCCTGCAGTCACGTTGGAGGAATTTCTCTCCTGCGTGGTGTTCGGCATAATTTTCACCTACACCGCGGCCCTGGGTATCAAGGGACTGGAGCTTATCGCCATTCCGGTGGCCCCGGCCATCCTGATCATTGCCCTGTGGGTGGGGGGAGGCATGTTGGCCGAGGGCGGAGGGTATGACGTTTTTGTCGGCAAAGCCAACCAGCTCGGCGGCCTGGGCATGGGCACAGCGATCACCGCTGTTGTCGGAAGCTGGATTGCCGGGGCTATCATGGGCTGTGACCTGTTCCGGTTCAACAGGAATATTCCGGCAGTGTTCCTGTGCGCTGCGGCCTGTTTCATCATTACTAACCCCCTGCTCAATATTATCGGCTATATGGGGTCAATTTCCGTAGGCCAGTTTAACTACGTGGCCTGGATGTTGAAACAGGGTTTGGGCCTGGCCATACTTGGGGTGATTGCCTGGACGCTTTCGCTCTGGACGACGAATGACGGGGAACTCTACTGCAATGCGCTGTATACAAGACCCTTCCTGCATTCTTACGGTCTTTCCGTAACCAAGAACAAACTGGTGTTCGGCGCGGGTATTCTCGGCACTATTCTCGGCGCTCTCGGCTTTTACCAGCTCTTTTTCAACACGTTCATCACTGTCCTGGGAACCGTCGCGCCGCCACTGGCCGGTCCCATCATTGCGGATTACTTCATTGTCAGAAAAAAATACGTTGTTGCCAATTACAACAGGCAACCGTTATACCGCAGCGCCGGAATCGCTTCTTTTCTTGCCGCGGCCGTGCTGGCCCTGATTCTGCAATACGCCATCATCATTCCCAACCTGCCTTCCGGTCTTCTCTCACTGGTAGTGGCTATTGCCCTGTATCCTGTTCTATATTCCATAACTGCGGACAGCGCGGCGGACCGTGAGTTGGGGCAGGCGCCGGTCAGGGCTTCACGCTGA
- the acpP gene encoding acyl carrier protein (ACP) (Evidence 2a : Function of homologous gene experimentally demonstrated in an other organism; PubMedId : 2062368, 2091027, 3549687, 4882206, 4882207, 7673201, 7972002, 8359454; Product type c : carrier), which yields MSVEEKVKKIIMDQLSVSADEVKPEASFIEDLGADSLDLTELIMAMEEEFKLEIDDEDAQKILKVQDAISYVESRQ from the coding sequence ATGTCTGTCGAGGAAAAAGTTAAAAAAATCATCATGGACCAGCTCAGCGTTTCCGCTGACGAAGTGAAGCCCGAAGCGTCTTTCATCGAAGACCTCGGCGCGGACTCGCTTGACCTGACCGAGCTGATTATGGCCATGGAAGAAGAATTCAAGCTGGAAATCGACGACGAAGATGCCCAGAAGATTCTTAAGGTCCAGGACGCTATCTCCTACGTTGAGTCCCGCCAGTAG